The genomic region GTTTTTGCCGCATTCACGCCCGAAAACGACCAGTTCGAGGAGTGAATTGCCTCCCAGCCGGTTCGCCCCGTGCGTTCTGTGGTTGGCGCATTCCCCGACGGCGAAAAGCCCCTCCACCGAGCTCATGCAGCGTTCGTCGACGTCGATCCCCCCCATACTGTAGTGGGCCGCAGGCTTGATCGGGATCAACTCGTTCACAGGATCGATCCCTTCGTAGATTTTCGCCAGTTTGCGTTCCTGGGGAAGTTCGCGGTCGATAAACGCCTCTCCCAGATGACGGATGTCAAGGTATACCGCACCGCTTTCGGCGACCTCGTCGTGGATGGCGCGGGCGACGACGTCACGGGGTGCGAGTTCGTCGGTAAAGCGGTCCCCCTGCGCGTCCACGAGATAGCCTCCCGCCCCGCGCGCGCTTTCGCTGATGAGGATCGAAGAGTTTTTCAGCGCGGTGGGATGGAACTGGATGAACTCCATGTCCGCCAGCCTCGCCCCCGCACGTACCGCCGCGGCCAGCCCGTCTCCCGTCGCCTGGACGGCGTTGGTCGAATGCTTGCCGTAGATCGCGCCGTAGCCGCCCGTCGCAAGGATGACCGCATCGGCCCGGATCTCTTCGACGTCGCCGCTGTCAATATCCAGGAACGTCGCCCCCAGCGCACGGTTCGTTTCGGGATCAACGATCAGGTTGAGCAAAAACCGGCCGTTTTGAAATTCCACGCCCGCTTCCACACACCGGTCAAACAGCGTGTGCAACAGTTTCAACCCTGTGTAGTCCTGCGCGTAGCATGCGCGCGGCGCGCTCGCCCCGCCGAGTCGACGCCGCGCGATCTCGCCCTCTTCGTCACGGCTGAAAGGGAGTCCCAGGGCATTGCACCAGCGCACCGCATCGGGAGCTTTTTCACATAGGAGCGCAATCCGCCCTTCGTCCCCCAGCCCCGCCGAGGAGCGGAGCGTATCGTCGATGTGGGCCGCGACGCTGTCCCCGTCCGCGAGCACCGCGTTCATCCCCCCCTGTGCCATCGAGGTCTGGGAGCGGGTCGGCAGGGTTTTGGACGCAACCACCACCTCCGATCCCGCTTCGCGGGCGGACAAAGCGCTTACAAGCCCCGCACCGCCGCTACCGATAATCAATATTTTGGCCATTCCACCCCTTTTTCCGATAATCTCGACGATTGTACCCCATCGCGCGTTAGGGACGACTCAAAAAGATCGACTAGTTTTTTAGGGTAAAATAACCTATGCAAACAGTGTTCTCGATCCTCGGTATCTATCTTTTCATCGGCGTCGGTTTCGGTGCGAAATGGGCATTCAAGGAAAAAATCGACGACCGGACCATTACGCTTATCAGCGTCTATTTTCTCCAAATCTTCCTGACGTTCTGGGGGTTGCTCAAACGCCCCATCGATACCGGACTCCTCTTCGCCCCGACGCTTTATCTGGGCATCACCCTGCTGTCGCTGCTGCTGATGATTCCACTCGCCCGGATGCTCTTTAGCGATACCAAAGAGCGCTCGATCGCCACCGTCGCCGCCCTCATCGGCAACACGGGAAATCTCGGCGTCCCGCTGGGGATCGCCCTGTTCGGGGAAGAGAGTGTCCCCTACACGACGCTCATCAACCTCGTCAACGTTTTCGTCGTCTACACAATCGGCGTCTTTTACTATTCGCGCGGCGAATTCAGCGTCAGGGATTCGCTCCTCAACATTCTCAAACTCCCGGTGCTGTGGGCGGCCTCTTTGGCCATCGTTCTCAACCTCGTCGGATACGTTCCGAGCCCCGCCGTCGACAAAACCCTCATGATGGGAGCCTATGCCTCAATGACGATGCAGCTCGTGCTGTTCGGGATTTACCTCTACGGAATCAAACTCGCCGAGATCAACCTGCGCCTGAGCGCATGGGTAGGAAGCACCAAATTTCTGCTGATACCGCTCCTGACGTTTGGCGTCTTACAGTACGTCGATATGGAACCGATGGTCAAGGGGGTTTTGTTTCTGGAACTGCTCGTCCCGCTTGCCGTGGCGAACGTCAACCTCGCATCGCTGTACAACTGTGCTCCCCGCACCGTCACGGCACAGGTGTTTCTGACGTCCGCCGCGTTTTTGGGGATCGCGCTGGCATTGCCCGCTATTTTAAAAACGTTCTGATGTTCTCGGCCGTCGCGGCGATGAGACGTTCGCGTGCTTCGCGCGAGGTCCAGGCGATATGGGGGGTAATATAGAGCCGCTCGGGATGTTTGACGCTTAGAAGCGGATGGGGCGTTTTCATCGGCTCCTGAGCCAAAACGTCCAGCCCGACGAAAATAGGCTTGACGTCGATAATGACCGACAGGGCCTCTTCGTCGACGATTCCGCCCCGTCCGAGATTCAGCAGCACCGCCCCGTCTTTCATCTGGAGCAGTTCGGAGTGGGAGATGAGGTTCTGCGTCTGAGGGTTCAAAGGGGCGTGAATCGAAATGACGTCGCACCCCTCGATCAGGCGCGAAAGGGTCGTTTGCTCGTATTCGGGGTTGTCGTTCTTCCCGGAAGTGGAGTAATAACAGACGTTAGTGCCGAACGCTCTTGCGATAGCGGCAACGCTCCGCCCGATCTCACCCAGCCCGATGATCCCCCATTTTTTTCCGCGCAGTTCGCTGAAAGAGGGACCGATATGGGCAAACACCGCTTCACGCTGCCAGTCGCCGCGCTTGACGTATTCGTCGTAATATCGGCTCTGTCCCATCAGGTAAAAAAGCATCGAAAAGGTGTGCTGCACCACCGCATCGGTCGAATACCCCGCGACATTTTTGACGGCGATCCCCCGGCGTGCGGCAGCCTCGTGGTCGATATTGTTCGTCCCCGTCGCCGCGACGCAGATGAGCTTGAGTGCGGGTGCGGCTTCCATCACGGCATCGTTGATCACCACCTTGTTGGTCACGATCACTTCGGCGTCGCGGACCCGCTCGGCGGTCTCTTCGGGAGTCGTCGTCGCGTAGACGGTGACGTCGCCGAGCGTGTTAAAAACTTCTAACGGCGTATCACGGTACGTTAGTGCATCGAGTACTGCAATCTTCATCCGCTTACGCGTCCTTGATTTTCTTGATCAGTTTTTTAGCTTTTTTGAGCGCTTTGGAGGCTTTGTCCAAAACGAGCAATACTGCCATGCGGCGCCCGGCGTGCGCTTCGGGTTTGCCGAAGACACGGACAAACGTTTTTTCGTCGAAGAGTTCGTCGGCGACGTCGATGACCGGCTTATCCGATTCAGCTTCGGATTTGAACGCCGCGCTCGCCCCCTCGCCGTAGAAGGTAAATCCGAGAGGAAGCCCCAGTACCGCGCGCACGTGCAGCGCGAATTCGCTCTGGCTCTGGGTGATGAGGGTGACCATTCCCGTATCGTGCGGGCGGGGGCTTACTTCGCTGAAATAGACCTCATCGCCTTTCACGAACAGTTCCACGCCGAAAAGCCCTTTGCCCCCCAGTCCGTCGGTAATCGCCTTGGCGATCTTCTGGGAGCGTTTGAGCGCTTTTTTCGACATCTCCATCGGCTGCCAGCTGAAAACGTAATCGCCCCCTTTCTGGATATGGCCGATTGGCTCGCAGAACACCGTCTCGTTGCCGTTGCGGGCCGTGAGGAGGGTGATCTCGTAATCGAAACGGATAAACTCCTCGACGATCAGTTCGCTCGCGTCGCCGCGCGCTTCCTTGGCGATTTCCCACGACGCGATGAGGTCGTCACGCGTTTTCGCAATGCTCTGTCCGTGCCCCGAAGAGCTCATGACCGGCTTGATGACGCAGGGAAAGCCGACGTCTTCGGCCGCTTCGCACAGCGCTTCGTACGTACTCACGAAATGATAACGGCTTGTTTTGAGTCCCAAATCCTCGGCGGCGAATTTACGGATGTTTTTGCGGTTCATCGTTTTGTTGACCGCTTCGGCATTGGGGATGACGCAGAACCCCTCCTTTTCCGCTTCGAACAACGCTTCGATGCTGATCGCCTCGATCTCGGGGAGAATGTAATCGGGTTTTTCCTTGCGGATCAGTTTGAGCACCGCTTCCTTGTCTTGCATGTTGATCACGTGCGAATGGTTGGCGACGAGATGGGCCGGAGCGTTCTTGTAGCGGTCGACCGCAATCACTTCGATCCCTAGGCGCTGCGCTTCGATCGCGACCTCTTTGCCGAGTTCGCCGGAGCCTAACAACATGATTTTTTTGGAATTGCTTTTGAGAGGTGCGCTAAAGAGCATGGTAGAGCCTTGTGCAAAAAATTATTGCCTAAGTGTAACACAGGGTTTTTAAAGGGGGGGTTATAAAAGGTCGAAGAGGTGTAACCCAAGCGCCGAAGCGCTTGAAATTACAGGCGAGATTCGTAACGTCTCATCATGTAGAGACGTTTCAGCATCTTTTTGCGAGCGCTGATTTTGAACTGCTTGCGCTTTTCCGTCTCGGTAACGTGGTTACGGCGAGCGCGGGCTTCAGTAACAATCAGATTACGATCTGTTTGTTTTTTGAAACGGCGGTAAGCTGCATCAAAGTTATCATCTTGGCGAAGAATGATACCAGGCATGCAATCACCCACTTTCTATTTAAAATTTTTGAACCCGAATTCTACCATAATTTTCAAAAAATAAGGAGTTTTTCAGTCAACCCTGAGCTATGATAGATTCAGATGTAAACTTTGATACGGAGCACGAATGACGCAGCGTACCCAGTTGATGGCACTTATTTTTGCCGGAATGATGATCCCCCCGGCGGTTTGGATCGCTCTTTTGGCTTTTGCGGAGCTTTTCAGTGCCGCAGAACTGCTCGACATCCTCTTTTCTCTTCCGATGATTCTCTACATGGCAGTTGCCACAACGGCGATGATCTTGGGGTTTCGGCACTCCCTGGGATCGATCGAAACCCTGATGGGAAATCCCTCCGCGCATGCCGAAGCAGCGACACTCATCGCCAAACTTCCCTATCGCTTTTTAATCGGGCAGCTCCTCTACACAGGGATTGGCCCCGCAATCGTGCTGTGGGGCAAGCCTTTTATCGCTCCGGAGCGTTTCATCCTCGCCGAACTCGCCGTGCTTCCCCTGCTGCTCCTTTTTATTATCCCGGTTTTCATTCTTTTCGTCATTCGGCTTGAAGAGTGGGTTGCTGCGGTTCCGCTCGACGAACGCCGAGCGTTTTTATCTTTCGGCCAAAAGATGGTTCTGGCGGTGTTTACGACCATCGTCGGGAACATCGCGCTGCTGGTTTTACTCAATGCGATTCTCCTCTTCTCGTCGCCCAATCTGTCCCTGAACACCCTGTTGACCAAAAACATCGTGGTGGCATTGATCGGGACGGCCGTATCGGCGGTCAACGTCGCACTCCTCGTCTCGCAGGTGAGCCGACCCGTCAAAACCCTCACCGACGGGCTGAAAACTGATCTTTTCAATCTGACGAAGCGGTTCAGGGGCAGCACGCGCGACGAAACTGGGACCATGATGTTCAATCTCAACCATTTCATCGCGGAAATCGAACGCTCGATCGCCCATTCCAAGGAGATCGCCTCCGCCAATCTCGGCGCAGCGCGCGAACTCAATTCGATCAACACCGACCTAACCCGACGGGTCTACGACAGCCGTGTGATCACCGGCACCTCATCGGAAAAAGCGCGTTCGGTGCAGCGCATCGTGGATGAAGGGGTCGAAAACTTCGCCCACGCCTCCGAGTCGATGACACAGGCACTCGCCAAACTTCTCCACGGGCGGCAGGAACTTTCCGTATTGCTCGACACCATCTCGCACAGCACCGAGCTCGAAGCTGCCCTCCGTTCCAAACTCGACCAGCTCAACGGCGAAGCGTCGCAGGTCCAAAAAATCCTCTCCGTCATCGGCGACATCGCCGACCAAACCAATCTGCTCGCGCTGAATGCCGCAATCGAAGCGGCACGCGCCGGGGAACACGGCCGTGGATTCGCCGTCGTCGCCGACGAAGTGCGCCAGCTGGCCGAAAAAACGCAACACAGCCTGGTCGAGATCAACACTACCATCAACGTTATCGTCCAAAGTATCTCGGACGCTACCAAACAGATGCACCGCAACACGCAAGCGATGCACAACCTCACCGCCATCTCCGAGCGGGTCGACCGGGACATCGACGAGAGCGTCGGGGCAATGGAAAAAACCAATACCCTCACCGCCCAAAGCGTCGAAAATTCCCGTACCATCGCCGAACACATCGAATCGATGCTCGCGCAGATGGAATCGCTGGCATCCCTTTCGACGGCCAACGACGCGTCAATGAAAGAACTCTGCGAGATCGTCGGCTCGATCGCGTCCTCCGCTGATGCCCTCTTCACGCAGCTGGGGCAGTTCAAAACCGCCTGAGCGGGCGAGCGGTAAAACAAAAGGAGGGTTTGGATAAAATAGCCCCATGATTGCCCAAGATTCCATCGACGCCCTCAAAGCGCGGCTCGACATCGTCGACGTCGTCGGTTCCTATGTCGAACTCAAACGTGCGGGTTCAAGCTTCAAAGCCCCCTGCCCGTTTCACGAGGAAAAGTCCCCCAGCTTCGTCGTCAACCCCGCACGGGGAAGCTATCACTGCTTCGGCTGCGGGGTGCACGGCGACGCGATCAAATTCGTCATGGAATACGACAAACTCAGCTACCCCGAAGCGATCGAGAAACTCGCCGCTTCGATCAATTTCACCCTCCATTACGAAGGGGGCGGCTCTCAGAAAAAACGTTCCAACCTCCTCGAAACCCTCAACGAATGGTATCAGAAGCTCCTCGAACAAAACCGCATCGCCCAGGAATATCTGCACGAACGGGGGATCTACAGCTCCAGCATCGAGCGCTTCGGGATCGGTTACGCCCCGGCCTCTTTCGAGACGATCCGTTTCATGGAACAGCGCAAACTCAACACGGCCGATGGGATCGAACTCGGTGCGCTGGGAAGAGGGGAAGACGGACGGCTGTTCGCCCGCTTCATCGAACGGATCACGTTCCCTATCTACGCTCCAAGCGGAGCGCTGGTAGGGTTTGGGGGAAGAACCATCACCGGCCATCAGGCCAAATACGTCAATTCCCCCCAGACGAACCTGTTCAACAAATCCCGCCTTCTCTACGCCTACCATCTCGCGCGGGACACCGTCTTCCGCCGCCGTGAGATCATCGTGACCGAGGGATACCTGGATGTCGTGATGCTTCATCAGGCGGGTTTTACGCAGGCGGTCGCGACGCTGGGAACGGCGCTGACCGCGGAGCACCTCCCGCTGCTGCGCAAGGGGGAACCCAAAGTGCTGCTCGCCTACGACGGCGACAAAGCGGGGCGCGCCGCGGCCCTCAAAGCCTCCAAGCTCCTGAGTGCGGGCGGGTTTGACGGCGGGGTCGTACTGTTCGAGGGGGGGCTGGATCCCGCCGACATGGTCAAAAACGGCGAGATCGAGGCGCTCGGAGGACTGTTGCGCCGTCCGATCCCTTTTATCGAATTCGTCGTCACCGAAATGATCAACGCCTACGATCTGCGCGATCCCAAAGCCAAAGAGGGGGCGCTGCACGAATCGGTCGCTTTTCTCAAAACGCTCTCCCCCCTGTTGCAGGAAGAGTACCGCCCTTTCGTCGCATCCCGCCTCGGGGTCTCCCCCTCGCTGATCCGGATCGGTCAGGGGAAAAACGCGGCGCAGAAGCCGATCAATTTTTCGCACCACGACGTGTGGGAACTCAGCCTTATCAAAACGGTGCTGGAACGTCCCCACATTATCGACGCACTGCTCGATTTCGTCGATCCGCGGCTGCTGCAGTACCATGCGGACGAGTTCGAAGCGGCACTGCGCGGAACCGCCGAAGATCCCCGGCTGAGCGCCCTCCTGATGGATGAGCGGATACGGGTGTTCGAAGGGGACGAAGGGCTCAAGCAGGAGCTTATAACGTTCTTAATAACCCATTACAACCGGGAACTCAAAAAAGTCACCACCCAAAATACGGTATCATTCGACCAAAAATCGTACTTGATACGCCAGTACCGGGACAAAATCGAGCGCCTCAAACGGGGCGAACTCGTTCCGTTAGGATAAAGGGACACCATCATGAAAGCAATCGCCCTCTTCAGCGGCGGCCTCGATTCGACGCTCGCAATGAAGCTGATCATCGATCAGGGGATCGAAGTGATCGCCTGCAACATCAATACCGGCTTCGGATCGACCAAAGACCGTCTTGCACACATGCAGAACATGTGCGCGCAGGTCGGGGCCGAATTTCGGAGCGTTGACATCCGCGACGAGTACCTGCGCGAAGTTCTGTTCACCCCAAGGCACGGCTACGGCAAGCATTTCAACCCGTGCATCGACTGCCATGCCAAAATGTTCGAAGTCGCCAAACGTCTGATGGGGGAGTGGGGTGCGAGCTTCCTGATCAGCGGCGAAGTACTCGGACAACGACCGATGAGCCAGAATAAGGAAGCGCTGGCCATCGTCCTCAACCAAAGCAACTGCGAAGGGCTGTTGTTGCGTCCGATGTCGGCCAAAGCGCTGGAACCCACGATTCCGGAATTGGAAGGATGGGTCGATCGCGAAAAGCTCGAGGGGATCGTCGGGCGCAACCGCGACCGGCAGATGGAGCTGGCCGAAACGTTCGGACTCAAAGATTACGAATCTCCCGGCGGCGGATGTCTCCTGACCGATGAGCATTTTGCCCGCAAAATCCGCGATTTCATTGCCCATGACACATTCAGCGTCGACGACATCCCGACGCTGAAATACGGACGCCAGCTGCGGCTTCCCGAGGGGGCGAAATTCATCATCGGGCGTCATGCCGAAGACAATGCCGTACTCGAGGAGATCGAAAACCCCAAATACCTCCACGTCACGACCGATCTGATCGGCCCGCACGCCCTCCTTTCGAAAAACGCGAGCGACCGCGACCGCGACCTGGCGGCAAAACTGATGCTGGCCTACTGCAAAGCGGGATTCGAAGGGGAACAGACGCTCCGTTTCGGGGATGAAGAAGTGAGGGCTCTTAACACCCTGACGCGCAACGATGCGCAGAAGTATATGATTTGAGGATTTGCAAGTTTTGATACGCGCACGCTTCACCCAAGGGCAGTGCCCTCGGCGGGAAGCGTGCGCGCTTTGATTATTTAACGACTTTACAGCCGTAACCCGCCTGCTTGATCGCGTCGCACATCGCTTCAGGCTTCGTCCCCTCGGCCGCTTTGACCTCCGCGCGCCCCTCTTTGAGATAAACGCTGCTCTCTTTCACCCCTTTGACCTCGGAGAGGGATTCTTTGACGTTTTTGACGCACGCGGGACACGTCATGCCGCTCACATTCAGCTTGACCGTCTGATCGGCGCCGGCAACCGCCACGAGCGCGGCAAGGGAGAGAAGAACTTTTTTCATCGTTTATCCTTTTAGTGTTTTCGTGCTATTGTTTCATAGAACTGTTAAATTTTCGTTAAGTGTTAACACTGTTGTAACGAAAATCATTTAGTATACTGATATTTTTTAAAAGGGTGTCTTATGAACGGTATCGAGTGGTGGCTCATCGTCTCAATCGCTTTTGCCGGAAGTTTCGGCCATTGCATCGGGATGTGCGGCGGCTTTATCGTCGCCTACAGCTCAACCAAGATCGATGCGTCGATGTCGCGTACCGCCCAACTGCTCCGTCACGGTGCCTATAACGTCGGTCGGGTCAGTTCCTACGTCATACTCGGGATGGTTTTCGGCGCGATCGGCTCTTTGCTTACCTTTACGATGGAGATGCACGGGGCGCTATTCATGTTCGCGGGGGCGGTCATGGTCATTACCGCGCTGGGGATGTTCGGCGTCTCGTCGCTGATCCACGCCCTTGAGCGGGGATTCTCCTCCAATGCCCTTTTCAAGACCCTCTTTTCCCGCCTCATCAAAAGCAAAAGTATCGGCAGTTTTTTCGCCCTGGGGGTGATGAACGGCTTTTTCCCCTGCGGATTCGTTTTCTTTTTTGCGGCCAAAGCGGCCGCATCCGCCTCGGTCCTGGACGGCGGGCTCATCATGGCGGCGTTCGGCCTCGCCACCGTTCCCACCCTGCTTGCGCTCGGGCAGTCGGTCAGTTTCTTCAAAGAGATCGCGTTTCGTCAGACCATGAACCGTATCGCCGCGTCGGCCATCCTCATCTACGGTCTTTACAGCATCTATTACGGGCTGGCCTATTTTTTCGATTTGCCGCTGTAACCCCAAACTTACGTTATACTGTTTCGAGATTTTGTGCAAGGAGTCAGTATGGCGGGAGTGATGTTTGCGTTTTATGATTTTACGGCGCTGGTGGAGCTCAATATCGGGCTTGCCGACAGGCTCAACGAAAACCGCTCGGAAAGTTTTGCGGTGATGTTGTTCGATTTTTCAGACGTTCTCCCCGAATCGGTCGAGCCGACGCTGGGGACGCTGCTTCGGACCTCCGATTCGCTCGTCCATTACGACCACCACTACTTCGTGGTCATGCCCTACACTGACCGTTACGGGACCGGCATCGTCAAGAAGATGGTGAACGAGCGGTTCGCGACCACGGTTCCCTCGGCGGCGGTATGCTATCCGGCCGACGGAGAGACCCCTCTTGAATTGCTCGAAAAGCTTCATGCGGCAGCGAAAAACGAACTGGGAATCGATCTGGACTGTCTTTACAGCGCCCTCAACAAAGAGCCTTAACGGCTCTGCATCGCCACAGGCTTGAAGGTGTGGTAGGGAGAAGTTTTGTAATATTCGATCGCTTCGTGGATGTCGCTTTTGCGGGCAAGGTTGCGATCGTACACTACGACGGTCGGACGCACGGCCGGGGCGGAAACCGTTTTGGGCGCTTCCTGGACGGCTACCGGGTGGGGTGCCGCTGCCGGAGCGGCTACGACCGTTTCTTTCGGTTTTTCGACCGCTGCGGGAGCCGTCGGATGGGCCGCTACCGCTACGTTCTCTTTGGCGGGCGCTGAAGCGTCTTTTTCGGTTTTTGCCGCGGTCGCGTTTTCGCACGATTTGGGTACGTTCCGCTCGATCGGACGAACAAACGCATCTTTGGCGATCGATTTGGCTTTCACCAGATCGGCGCGCGCTTTTTTGACGCTGTCGTAGCGCCCGACCGTAACCACGTTACAGCTCCCCTCTTTTTTCTTTGTGCTTTGCAAAGCACTTTTTTGTACTTTCTTTTCAAAAGCGGGAGTGATGGAAGCTTCTTTTTTGGCGCTGATCGTCTGGATCGTATACTCCTGTGCGTTCAACGCTACGCCTGTGACACCGAGGATGATTGTAAGGGCTAACTTTTTCATACCGCTTATATCGGCACAACGCATTCAAAACTTTACACGTTCGACCCTTTTTGGGTCCCCTATTGACATTTTAGGATGCACACCCTATAATTTCCGTTCCAAAACTTATGGGCCCTTAGCTCAGCTGGGAGAGCGCGTCGCTGGCAGCGACGAGGTCAGCGGTTCGATCCCGCTAGGGTCCACCATCTTCTTTTGCTAAATCATCATCCGATATTTTATTATTTCACCCACGATAACGTACAACCGCTTTGCGCACCTCTTCGGCCGCTACGACCAGCGGAACAATCATCGCCACCGCGATCCAGTAGGCCGGTTCAAACGGTGCCGTTGCAAACACTCCCGAAATGCCGGGCATCCAGACGATAGCCCCCAGAATAACCAATTCCGAAGCAACCCCTCCCCAGTAATACGGGTTGCTTCTCCACCCTACGCTGAGCAGGGAGTCGCGTTCGCTGCGGCAGGAGAGGCCGTTGCCGATCTGGGCGAAGACGATTGCGGCAAACGTCAGCGTCGTCGCCTGCAAATAGAGCGGGTCATTCCACGCAAGATGCTCTCCCCACTCCCAGCCGTGGGCATAAAGATAGCCGAAGAAAAACCCCATGGAGACAGCCGATCCCAACACTCCCAGAAAACCGAATGCCCGGAGGTAAACCCCCGGGGTCAGAATCGGTTCTTTGCGGCTACGGGGCCCTTTGCGCATCAGCGTTTTGTGCGGCGGCTCGGCGCCCAATGCCAACCCCGGCATAATATCGGTTCCAAGGTCGATCGCCAGCACCAGCGCAACGGGGAGCGCCAACGGAACTCCCATCCAGAAATAGAGGATGTAGGGGACCGCTTCGGGAAGGTTGCTGGCGAGCATGTAGGTAATGAAGCGGCGGATATTTTCGTAAACCGCCCGCCCCTCTTCGATCCCTTTGACGATCGTCGCAAAATGATCGTCCACCAGTACGGCATCGGCACTTTGCTTGGCGACGTCGGTCCCCGATCCCATCGCGATGCCGACATCGGCTTTTTTGAGTGCGGGGGCGTCGTTGACGCCGTCTCCCGTCACCGCAACCGTCTCCCCCATCTCTTTGAGCAGGGTGACGATGCGGAGTTTCTGTTCGGGGGAGACGCGCGCGAACACCCGGTTTTTTTTCAACAACCGTTTGAGCCCCTCCGGGGGGATTGATTCGATCTGTTCGGCGCTCAGCACGTCCTGTGCCGAATCGACAATTCCCGCCTGAACCCCGATGGAACCCGCCGTGATCGGATGGTCTCCCGTGATCATCAACAACCGGATTCCGGCCCTGCGGCATTTGGCGACCGCTTCGGTAATGTCCTCCCGAAGCGGATCTATCAGGGGGATGAAAGCAATAAACGAAAGTCCCCTTTCAGCTTCTTCCCGAGAAAGAGGGCGTATCGGGGAGTATTTTCGGGCAAGGGCGATCACCCGGTACCCCAAAGAGGCAAGCCCGTCATGCTCGGCGCTCAACCTCTCCTTTAACACACCATCAAGCGCGGTTCCCCGGATGTCGGTATCGCACAGCGCGATGATGATTTCGGGAGCCCCTTTGACAAAAACGTCAAATCCACTCGCGGTTTGATGGAGCGTCCCCATCCGTTTGAGATGATAGTCGAAAGGGTATTCGACCAGCAGCGGTTTGGCTGAGCGGCGCTCCCCGATATCGCCGTAACCCTCCGCATAGCGCAGCAGCGCCAGATCGACGGGGTCTCCACGATCCCCGTCGGCGCGGTTGCACAGCACGATCACTTCAAGCATCTCTTCCGAGGGGGGTTCTGCAGAAGCGACCACTTCCATCGTATTACGGGTGATCGTTCCGGTTTTATCGGTCGCGATCACGGTCACCGCCCCGAGATTTTCAATCACCGAAAGGGTGTTGACCAAAAACCCTTTGGAGGCCATTCTCTGCGCCGCGAAAGCCAGGGCAAGAGTGACAGTCGGGAGGAGCCCCTCGGGAATCATCGCGACGAGAACCCCCAGCGCGAACAAAAACGATTTCCACAGTTCAAACCCTTCCATCCCGGCAATGACGATAAAACTTCCCGCTATGGCAAAAGAGACCGCGGCAATCACTTTGGAAATATGGGAAATCTCTTTTTGAAGATGCCCGATCCCCGAATCGACCTCCTGGGTCATCATGGCGATTTTCCCGTAGCGGGTCTCTTTTCCGACCGCGTAGACGACCCCCATAGCCTCACCTTTGATGACGAATGTCCCCGAATAGAGGGTATGGCGGGGGTGACCTGTTTCGACCGCGTCGGCGGAAACCGGAACGCTTTCTCCGGTAAG from Campylobacterota bacterium harbors:
- a CDS encoding FAD-dependent oxidoreductase; the protein is MAKILIIGSGGAGLVSALSAREAGSEVVVASKTLPTRSQTSMAQGGMNAVLADGDSVAAHIDDTLRSSAGLGDEGRIALLCEKAPDAVRWCNALGLPFSRDEEGEIARRRLGGASAPRACYAQDYTGLKLLHTLFDRCVEAGVEFQNGRFLLNLIVDPETNRALGATFLDIDSGDVEEIRADAVILATGGYGAIYGKHSTNAVQATGDGLAAAVRAGARLADMEFIQFHPTALKNSSILISESARGAGGYLVDAQGDRFTDELAPRDVVARAIHDEVAESGAVYLDIRHLGEAFIDRELPQERKLAKIYEGIDPVNELIPIKPAAHYSMGGIDVDERCMSSVEGLFAVGECANHRTHGANRLGGNSLLELVVFGRECGKNAAEFGTKRPAPAAENPQYAKDLNFVRGVMYFTNQIDFYQKQEMLANIFYNNVGLVREDMGLKAVLGAIRQMQKELPFMGPRDKSKTCNTNLVEFIEFGNKLELSEIIVVSAISRVESRGAHYRSDAPVRNDSMFGAHTIAWKEDGVLCADFMK
- a CDS encoding AEC family transporter, which encodes MQTVFSILGIYLFIGVGFGAKWAFKEKIDDRTITLISVYFLQIFLTFWGLLKRPIDTGLLFAPTLYLGITLLSLLLMIPLARMLFSDTKERSIATVAALIGNTGNLGVPLGIALFGEESVPYTTLINLVNVFVVYTIGVFYYSRGEFSVRDSLLNILKLPVLWAASLAIVLNLVGYVPSPAVDKTLMMGAYASMTMQLVLFGIYLYGIKLAEINLRLSAWVGSTKFLLIPLLTFGVLQYVDMEPMVKGVLFLELLVPLAVANVNLASLYNCAPRTVTAQVFLTSAAFLGIALALPAILKTF
- a CDS encoding D-2-hydroxyacid dehydrogenase; the protein is MKIAVLDALTYRDTPLEVFNTLGDVTVYATTTPEETAERVRDAEVIVTNKVVINDAVMEAAPALKLICVAATGTNNIDHEAAARRGIAVKNVAGYSTDAVVQHTFSMLFYLMGQSRYYDEYVKRGDWQREAVFAHIGPSFSELRGKKWGIIGLGEIGRSVAAIARAFGTNVCYYSTSGKNDNPEYEQTTLSRLIEGCDVISIHAPLNPQTQNLISHSELLQMKDGAVLLNLGRGGIVDEEALSVIIDVKPIFVGLDVLAQEPMKTPHPLLSVKHPERLYITPHIAWTSREARERLIAATAENIRTFLK
- the purT gene encoding formate-dependent phosphoribosylglycinamide formyltransferase, with the protein product MLFSAPLKSNSKKIMLLGSGELGKEVAIEAQRLGIEVIAVDRYKNAPAHLVANHSHVINMQDKEAVLKLIRKEKPDYILPEIEAISIEALFEAEKEGFCVIPNAEAVNKTMNRKNIRKFAAEDLGLKTSRYHFVSTYEALCEAAEDVGFPCVIKPVMSSSGHGQSIAKTRDDLIASWEIAKEARGDASELIVEEFIRFDYEITLLTARNGNETVFCEPIGHIQKGGDYVFSWQPMEMSKKALKRSQKIAKAITDGLGGKGLFGVELFVKGDEVYFSEVSPRPHDTGMVTLITQSQSEFALHVRAVLGLPLGFTFYGEGASAAFKSEAESDKPVIDVADELFDEKTFVRVFGKPEAHAGRRMAVLLVLDKASKALKKAKKLIKKIKDA
- the rpsU gene encoding 30S ribosomal protein S21, whose product is MPGIILRQDDNFDAAYRRFKKQTDRNLIVTEARARRNHVTETEKRKQFKISARKKMLKRLYMMRRYESRL
- a CDS encoding methyl-accepting chemotaxis protein codes for the protein MTQRTQLMALIFAGMMIPPAVWIALLAFAELFSAAELLDILFSLPMILYMAVATTAMILGFRHSLGSIETLMGNPSAHAEAATLIAKLPYRFLIGQLLYTGIGPAIVLWGKPFIAPERFILAELAVLPLLLLFIIPVFILFVIRLEEWVAAVPLDERRAFLSFGQKMVLAVFTTIVGNIALLVLLNAILLFSSPNLSLNTLLTKNIVVALIGTAVSAVNVALLVSQVSRPVKTLTDGLKTDLFNLTKRFRGSTRDETGTMMFNLNHFIAEIERSIAHSKEIASANLGAARELNSINTDLTRRVYDSRVITGTSSEKARSVQRIVDEGVENFAHASESMTQALAKLLHGRQELSVLLDTISHSTELEAALRSKLDQLNGEASQVQKILSVIGDIADQTNLLALNAAIEAARAGEHGRGFAVVADEVRQLAEKTQHSLVEINTTINVIVQSISDATKQMHRNTQAMHNLTAISERVDRDIDESVGAMEKTNTLTAQSVENSRTIAEHIESMLAQMESLASLSTANDASMKELCEIVGSIASSADALFTQLGQFKTA